A genomic region of Halobacteriovorax sp. JY17 contains the following coding sequences:
- the rpmJ gene encoding 50S ribosomal protein L36: MKVRASVKVMCKDCKVVKRKGVLRVVCKANPKHKQKQG, encoded by the coding sequence ATGAAGGTTAGAGCGTCAGTTAAAGTAATGTGTAAAGACTGTAAAGTTGTAAAAAGAAAAGGTGTATTAAGGGTTGTTTGTAAAGCAAACCCTAAACATAAGCAAAAACAAGGTTAA
- the infA gene encoding translation initiation factor IF-1: MANTEVLEIEGEVVELLPNTKFKVKLPNGHSVIAHISGKMRMHFIKILPGDKVLVEISKYDLSKGRITYRSKGR, encoded by the coding sequence ATGGCAAATACAGAAGTCCTAGAGATTGAAGGTGAAGTAGTTGAACTACTACCTAATACAAAGTTTAAAGTTAAGCTACCAAATGGACATAGTGTGATTGCTCACATTAGTGGAAAAATGAGAATGCACTTTATTAAAATCCTTCCTGGGGACAAAGTGCTTGTAGAGATAAGTAAATATGATCTTTCGAAAGGAAGAATCACATATAGAAGTAAGGGCCGGTAG